One segment of Eriocheir sinensis breed Jianghai 21 chromosome 69, ASM2467909v1, whole genome shotgun sequence DNA contains the following:
- the LOC126988436 gene encoding zinc finger protein OZF-like isoform X3 produces MNAKGVGEDSLGRMTSASTPSHSGGRLHERHDGGRKLSKNSTLNTHTLTHTGERNQESEVSGKGSSVKSSFNQHTVRYNGERNHQCGVCGKRFGLKSVFNRHIHIHAGETNYKCDEVLRGKSEMNKHTLTHTGEKNYECEFCGKRFTHKSTLNKHTLTHTGEKNHECEICGKQFTQKSTLNKHTLTHTGEKNHECEICGKQFTLKSTLNNHTLTHTGDKKHECEICGKRFTHKSTLNSHTLTHTGEKNHECEICGKRFTLKSNINKHTLTHTGEKNHQCEICGKQFTQKITLNKHTLTHTGEKNHECEICGKQFNQKSTLNKHTLTHTGEKNHECEICGKRFTQKSTLSNHTLTHTGDKKHECEICGKRFTQKSTLNDHTLTHTGEKNHECKFCGKRFTLKSHLNKHTLTHTGEKNHECEFCGKRFNEKRHLNSHTLTHTGERPHECLECGKRFTTKTHLNIHTLKHSGLRKFKCDVCGKHFKVKGDIAQHMKIHFP; encoded by the coding sequence ATGAATGCCAAGGGTGTGGGagaagactccctgggaaggatgACCTCCGCAAGTACACCCTCACACTCTGGTGGAAGACTTCATGAACGCCATGACGGTGGTAGAAAATTAAGTAAGAATAgtacccttaacacacacacccttacacacactggtgaaagaaaccaAGAAAGTGAAGTTAGTGGAAAAGGATCCAGTGTGAAGAGTTCCTTCAACCAACACACTGTTAGATAcaatggtgaaagaaatcatcAATGTGGAGTTTGTGGAAAACGGTTTGGTCTGAAGAGTGTCTTCAACAGACACATTCATATACATGCTGGTGAAACAAATTATAAATGTGATGAAGTACTCAGGGGGAAGTCTGAAATGaacaaacacaccctcacacacactggtgaaaaaaattatgaatgtgaattttgtgggaaacgatttactcataagagtaccctcaacaaacacaccctcacacacactggtgaaaaaaatcatgaatgtgaaatttgtgggaaacaaTTTActcagaagagtaccctcaacaaacacaccctcacacacactggtgaaaaaaatcatgaatgtgaaatttgtgggaaacaaTTTACtctgaagagtaccctcaacaaccacaccctcacacacactggtgacaaAAAAcatgaatgtgaaatttgtgggaaacgatttactcataagagtaccctcaacagccacaccctcacacacactggtgaaaaaaatcatgaatgtgaaatttgtgggaaacgatttactcTGAAGAGTAacatcaacaaacacaccctcacacacactggtgaaaaaaatcatcaatgtgaaatttgtgggaaacaaTTTACTCAGAAGATtaccctcaacaaacacaccctcacacacactggtgaaaaaaatcatgaatgtgaaatttgtgggaaacaaTTTAatcagaagagtaccctcaacaaacacaccctcacacacactggtgaaaaaaatcatgaatgtgaaatttgtgggaaacgatttactcAAAAGAGTACCCTCAGcaaccacaccctcacacacactggtgacaaAAAAcatgaatgtgaaatttgtgggaaacgatttactcagaagagtaccctcaatgaccacacccttacacacactggtgaaaaaaatcatgaatgtaaattttgtgggaaacgatttactctgaagagtcacctcaacaaacacaccctcacacacactggtgaaaaaaatcatgaatgtgaattttgtgggaaacgatttaaTGAGAAGAGACACCTCAACagccacacccttacacacactggcgaaagacctcatgaatgcttaGAGTGCGGCAAAAGGTTCACTACCAAGACTCATTTGAACATACATACCTTAAAACACTCCGGCCTGAgaaagttcaagtgtgatgtttgtgggaaacattTCAAGGTTAAGGGGGATATTGCCcaacacatgaagatccacttcccctga